The Saprospiraceae bacterium genome includes a window with the following:
- a CDS encoding metallophosphoesterase: protein MAQANYQHFYLKIIFSLTWILISLSIFGQPKKYNDGPYIDIAGDSIKIKWVDKGLPRDTSVHKINAFPFKVDNLPEVDLTSLDIIDDETWEYDNINKFIVISDLHGQFDTAMSLLKVHKIIDSVGNWIFKDHHLVVAGDHFSRGDKVMEILWFLFKLEKQALAAGGKVHIMLGNHDWMTLNNDLRYLNVKYVYTSGVLQTPYHNFFTSKSVLGSWLRKKNVIITINDQLIVHAGLSQKVVDANLSAQKINSLFRDSIMKNDVIPLVENEKIELLIGDDGPLWYRAYADTLAFHEDSIQKILHFYNVNSVIVGHTIMPEITSRFDGKIFLIDCGLITGKSGEVLIWNDDRFYRGKANGKKSALNKPSKKEKEAYLILCIP from the coding sequence ATGGCACAAGCTAATTATCAACATTTTTACTTAAAAATTATTTTTTCGTTAACATGGATATTGATATCACTTAGTATATTCGGTCAACCGAAAAAGTACAATGATGGCCCCTATATAGATATTGCTGGCGATTCCATAAAAATCAAGTGGGTTGATAAAGGCTTGCCTCGGGATACATCTGTCCATAAAATAAACGCATTCCCGTTCAAAGTCGACAATTTACCTGAGGTAGATTTGACAAGTCTTGATATCATTGATGATGAAACATGGGAGTATGACAATATCAATAAATTTATAGTTATCAGTGATTTGCACGGGCAATTTGATACAGCGATGTCATTACTAAAGGTGCATAAAATTATTGACTCTGTCGGCAACTGGATTTTCAAAGATCATCATCTTGTTGTAGCTGGAGATCATTTCAGTCGTGGAGATAAAGTGATGGAGATTTTATGGTTTCTATTTAAGTTGGAAAAACAAGCCCTGGCTGCAGGAGGAAAAGTACATATCATGTTGGGCAATCACGACTGGATGACTTTAAATAATGATCTTAGGTATCTAAATGTCAAATATGTATACACGTCTGGTGTATTACAAACACCTTATCATAATTTTTTTACCAGCAAGAGTGTTCTTGGTAGTTGGTTAAGAAAAAAGAATGTGATCATAACTATCAATGATCAGTTAATTGTTCATGCCGGATTATCTCAAAAAGTGGTTGACGCAAATCTTTCTGCACAGAAGATCAACAGTCTGTTCAGAGATTCCATCATGAAAAATGATGTTATACCGTTGGTGGAAAACGAAAAGATCGAATTGTTAATAGGTGATGATGGCCCACTCTGGTATCGGGCGTACGCAGATACTTTGGCCTTTCACGAGGACTCCATTCAGAAAATTCTCCATTTTTATAATGTAAATTCCGTGATTGTAGGTCACACCATAATGCCTGAAATAACATCAAGATTTGATGGAAAAATATTTTTAATAGATTGTGGTTTGATTACGGGAAAATCAGGTGAAGTACTGATATGGAATGATGACCGCTTTTATAGAGGCAAAGCAAATGGTAAAAAGTCTGCGTTGAACAAACCTTCTAAAAAAGAAAAAGAAGCTTATTTGATTTTATGTATACCATGA
- a CDS encoding neutral zinc metallopeptidase has translation MKWEGRRQSENVEDRRGMSTTGKVVAGGGALGIIFLIVQLFLGGDNQQILSQLENQMNQGSTTQSTELTQEEKVVGQFVSTVFADTEDVWTKLFRERGMTYRMPKMVLFKEVTRSACGGASGSTGPFYCPGDETVYMDMSFFNTLRQRFGAKGGDFAIAYVIAHEVGHHVQHQLGILNETQNLRRRMREAQGNQVQVATELQADFFAGVWANQIKKYLEPGDAEEAINAAAAVGDDNIQKNTMGYTQPETYTHGTSKQRMTWFAKGYDTGDLDQGDTFKEILN, from the coding sequence ATGAAATGGGAAGGACGCAGACAAAGTGAAAATGTCGAAGATCGACGGGGTATGAGCACGACTGGAAAAGTGGTGGCTGGTGGTGGTGCTTTAGGTATCATCTTTTTGATTGTACAACTTTTTCTTGGTGGTGACAATCAACAGATACTGAGCCAATTGGAAAACCAAATGAATCAGGGAAGTACTACTCAATCAACAGAACTCACTCAGGAAGAGAAAGTTGTTGGTCAGTTTGTTTCGACTGTTTTTGCAGATACCGAAGATGTTTGGACTAAGTTATTCAGAGAAAGGGGCATGACATATCGTATGCCCAAGATGGTACTATTTAAAGAGGTGACTCGTTCCGCCTGTGGTGGAGCCAGTGGCAGCACAGGACCTTTCTATTGTCCCGGAGATGAAACGGTGTATATGGATATGTCTTTTTTTAATACTCTCAGACAAAGATTTGGCGCAAAAGGCGGCGATTTTGCCATCGCATATGTTATAGCTCATGAGGTGGGTCACCACGTACAACATCAATTGGGCATCCTTAATGAAACTCAAAACCTACGGCGTAGAATGCGTGAAGCACAAGGCAATCAGGTTCAGGTAGCTACAGAACTTCAGGCAGATTTTTTTGCAGGTGTGTGGGCCAATCAAATTAAAAAATACCTTGAGCCCGGAGATGCTGAAGAAGCGATCAATGCGGCTGCAGCTGTCGGCGATGATAATATCCAGAAAAATACCATGGGATATACGCAGCCCGAAACATATACCCACGGCACATCAAAACAGCGTATGACCTGGTTTGCAAAAGGATACGACACAGGGGACCTAGATCAAGGAGATACTTTTAAGGAAATACTAAATTAG
- a CDS encoding glycoside hydrolase family 9 protein, producing MERYIFFSIFIILSLDKTWASLQTQTPVLTSDASSWIRVNQLGYTEKSIKVAVIVSMSKERPKSFEIVEVLSKKVVHKSKLITTSGSYSAFKAVYRLNFSEFNVPGEYYLQSENIKSPKFRISDDVYNGAADFVIKYMRQQRCGYNPFLKDSCHTHDGFIVGHPSLDSTYINVTGGWHDASDYLQYVTTSANATYQMLFAYQQNPKAFSDKHDANGMEGQNGIPDILDEAKWGLDWLDRMNPSYGVMFNQIADDRDHAGFRLPTDDKVDYGRGKQRPVYFITGKQQSFSKHKNRSTGVSSSAAKFASTFALGASTLKTYYPDFCQKLSKKAGDAYQFAKSDLGVSQTVSIKAPYFYEEDNYVDDLELAAVQLYELTNEDAYLKDAIYWGDLEPATPWMIFNHARHYQWYPFLNLGHYHIAAASRDSIIKTRFISHMKKGLDAIYERGEKNGFKMGVPFIWCSNNLNVAAMTQMRLYHQLTGDTKYCEMEASLRDWLFGCNPWGTSMIVGFPIGTDTPVDPHSSFTVKNRFPIDGGLVDGPVYTHIFKSLIGLTLIDEDEYAPFQSDLCVYHDDYGDYSTNEPTMDGTASLTYYLSVLADHKFMLERK from the coding sequence ATGGAAAGATATATATTTTTTTCAATTTTTATAATCTTAAGTCTTGATAAGACCTGGGCAAGCCTACAAACACAAACACCAGTTTTAACTTCAGATGCTTCTTCCTGGATCAGAGTAAACCAATTGGGTTATACTGAAAAAAGTATCAAAGTAGCAGTCATTGTATCCATGAGCAAGGAAAGACCAAAAAGCTTTGAAATAGTGGAAGTACTTTCAAAAAAAGTAGTCCATAAAAGTAAACTTATAACAACCAGCGGGTCATATTCCGCATTTAAAGCAGTTTACAGGTTGAATTTTTCAGAGTTTAATGTGCCCGGCGAATACTATCTCCAATCAGAAAACATAAAGTCACCCAAATTCAGGATCTCTGATGATGTCTATAATGGGGCGGCAGATTTTGTTATTAAATATATGCGGCAGCAGCGATGTGGTTATAACCCTTTCCTCAAAGATTCGTGCCATACACATGATGGGTTTATAGTAGGGCATCCTTCGCTGGATTCGACATATATCAATGTAACAGGTGGATGGCATGATGCATCTGATTATCTGCAGTATGTGACCACTTCAGCTAATGCCACATATCAGATGCTTTTTGCGTATCAGCAAAACCCAAAAGCTTTTTCAGATAAACATGACGCAAATGGAATGGAAGGGCAAAATGGAATTCCCGACATACTCGATGAAGCTAAATGGGGCCTTGACTGGCTAGATAGAATGAATCCTTCTTATGGAGTGATGTTCAATCAGATCGCTGACGACAGGGACCACGCCGGCTTCAGGCTTCCTACAGATGACAAAGTGGATTACGGTCGTGGAAAACAAAGGCCTGTGTACTTTATCACAGGCAAACAGCAAAGTTTTAGCAAGCATAAAAACAGAAGCACCGGAGTTTCTTCTTCAGCTGCAAAATTTGCTTCCACATTTGCACTGGGTGCCTCGACTTTGAAAACTTACTATCCTGATTTTTGCCAAAAACTATCCAAAAAAGCGGGAGATGCCTATCAATTCGCAAAATCAGACTTAGGTGTCAGTCAGACTGTCTCTATCAAGGCACCTTACTTTTATGAAGAGGATAACTATGTGGACGATCTGGAACTCGCCGCTGTCCAACTTTACGAACTTACGAATGAAGATGCCTATTTAAAGGATGCCATTTATTGGGGCGACCTTGAGCCGGCAACACCATGGATGATCTTTAACCATGCCAGACACTATCAGTGGTATCCATTTTTGAATCTGGGACACTATCATATTGCTGCAGCTTCCCGGGATTCTATCATCAAAACAAGATTTATCAGTCATATGAAAAAAGGACTGGACGCCATTTATGAGCGGGGTGAAAAAAATGGTTTTAAAATGGGAGTTCCGTTTATATGGTGCTCCAACAATCTCAATGTAGCTGCCATGACGCAAATGCGGCTTTACCACCAGCTCACTGGTGATACAAAATATTGCGAAATGGAAGCATCGCTCAGGGATTGGTTGTTCGGTTGTAATCCATGGGGTACGTCTATGATAGTGGGTTTTCCCATAGGCACCGATACTCCGGTAGATCCACACTCATCATTTACTGTAAAAAACCGATTTCCTATTGACGGAGGACTGGTAGATGGTCCTGTATACACACACATATTCAAAAGCCTCATAGGCCTGACGCTTATTGATGAAGATGAATATGCACCTTTTCAATCAGATCTATGTGTGTATCACGATGACTACGGTGACTACTCCACCAATGAACCAACGATGGATGGCACGGCGAGTCTTACCTATTATTTATCGGTACTGGCTGATCACAAATTTATGTTGGAGCGAAAGTGA
- a CDS encoding GLPGLI family protein, which translates to MLRIINFCLLFFLTNALLSGQEGTITFNRKYHWVNIVTKMPFLSQEEKDRIKLSWGNESENKGEDFILTFNKEGSTYIRKEKTENYGYSWDEEEDIFIRDHIGKKTKDIRILLGKKYIIEDEIPKMKWKILNELKDIEGYVCMKAETKDTVNNVVIHAWFTDKIPVMSGPEGFSGLPGMILALDFNDDDVNIVATKVDMAPQKPVVLPIPQKIKGKSILYAEFYSRKKKHINLSVQGRRNPYWDVRY; encoded by the coding sequence ATGTTACGGATTATAAACTTTTGTTTATTATTTTTCCTGACGAATGCCCTGCTTTCAGGACAGGAGGGTACCATCACTTTCAATAGAAAATATCACTGGGTAAATATAGTGACCAAAATGCCTTTCCTTTCTCAGGAAGAAAAGGACAGAATAAAACTGTCCTGGGGAAATGAAAGTGAAAATAAAGGTGAAGATTTTATTTTGACATTCAATAAGGAAGGAAGCACCTACATTCGCAAAGAAAAGACCGAAAATTATGGCTATTCCTGGGATGAAGAAGAAGATATATTTATAAGAGATCATATCGGCAAAAAAACAAAAGACATCAGGATCCTGCTAGGCAAAAAATATATCATAGAAGATGAAATCCCAAAAATGAAGTGGAAGATACTCAATGAGCTGAAAGACATCGAAGGATACGTGTGTATGAAAGCCGAAACGAAGGACACAGTCAATAATGTCGTCATCCACGCTTGGTTTACTGATAAGATACCAGTGATGAGTGGCCCGGAAGGATTTTCAGGGTTGCCAGGCATGATACTTGCCCTGGACTTTAATGATGATGATGTCAATATTGTAGCTACAAAAGTCGATATGGCCCCACAAAAGCCAGTGGTACTACCCATACCGCAAAAAATAAAAGGCAAATCAATATTATATGCAGAGTTTTACTCACGCAAAAAGAAGCACATCAATCTGAGTGTTCAGGGTCGTAGAAATCCTTACTGGGATGTGAGGTATTAA
- a CDS encoding outer membrane beta-barrel protein encodes MKIITAVLITMSFLQISWAQKYEVKGTIKDTINGPLVAATVMLMDTDSILIEYTQTDLNGHFEFKSITEKSCIIKTSYLGYFPLTINVSYEGKNKIDLGTIMMYEIAKELMEIVIKEAKAPLKLRGDTVEYDASQFKVPQGSTLEDLLKRLPGIEVNQDGALQADGKDISKLTVDGKTFFSEDPKFAIKNLPAEGVSKVQVFDKKNEEAVLTGKSTASQEKTMNIELKEEFKNGGFGKVTAGGGSDSRGELKGNYNKFDKKNQFSFVGVANNTGRNGLSWDDYQDFMGSNSWDDNGEYDYGFGGGFVRYFYGGGSSGLENKVSEAFFSGNSGGFPTNIMGGVNYNYDHKKNKFAGRYFFQNTGNERTTFSDSRSFLSGFFLDNARIDNQDKNSINHRAETKYQYDIDSFLTAIVTADIAVVNTETAQSGNTSLKRDGELTTSRSSYDNTSDLSGRLLNTSLLLRKKFRKAGRTFGINGSYLKTDITEDQKRFSDNIFFSNIGAQDSTRNLRQFNDDQLDKYVIKANAIFSEPLSKKLFWKIFYNLSSRHENGFRTVNDQNQTDLRLIQNNLLSRIYENSILNQRTGTSMTFSHKGFNFTGGLAYQTFDLDGSYQSPEATLFKGKVDNSFYQWLPYAEFSGSLTRNTWLNLDYGINASEPSIENLLPVVDFSNPLFITEGNPNLVPTLNHRTGVWFNHSWPANAIRISFNVSYTYFEDQIIQQQSVDQNLITRSKPVNYTGGDQIWSNINLNFPIIRNKIKMGTRLGRSGGQSFAFVNNILNNTNTVRWAPGANIDFTPTQKTAIYLRADLSFSATEYDINTTQNQNIVNQNYSLDINTNFAKGWFWNSTLRHSIFKNERFGIEQNIPIINLSVYRQFLKGNKGELRLSLYDALNKNIQISQSTSVSRVFDSRTPSLARYLMLSFSYNIKGMKSTVTRNEFW; translated from the coding sequence ATGAAGATAATTACTGCTGTACTCATCACCATGTCTTTTTTACAGATTTCGTGGGCTCAGAAGTATGAAGTGAAAGGCACTATCAAAGATACTATCAATGGTCCCCTTGTGGCCGCTACTGTCATGCTCATGGACACAGATTCTATCCTGATTGAATACACACAAACTGACCTGAACGGGCATTTTGAGTTCAAATCCATAACAGAAAAATCCTGTATCATAAAGACATCATATCTGGGATATTTTCCACTGACTATCAATGTATCCTATGAAGGCAAAAACAAAATAGATCTGGGCACTATCATGATGTATGAAATAGCAAAGGAGCTGATGGAGATTGTCATCAAAGAAGCCAAAGCACCGCTTAAATTGCGGGGCGATACCGTGGAGTACGATGCCAGCCAGTTTAAAGTACCACAAGGTTCCACATTGGAAGATTTGCTCAAAAGATTACCTGGTATAGAAGTGAATCAGGATGGTGCTTTGCAAGCCGATGGAAAGGATATAAGCAAACTTACTGTAGATGGTAAAACATTTTTTAGTGAAGACCCAAAGTTTGCAATTAAGAATCTTCCTGCTGAGGGTGTCTCAAAGGTGCAGGTATTTGATAAAAAGAATGAAGAAGCGGTACTCACAGGAAAATCAACCGCATCACAGGAAAAAACTATGAATATCGAGCTCAAAGAAGAATTTAAGAATGGAGGATTCGGAAAAGTAACTGCAGGAGGTGGTTCTGACAGTCGTGGCGAACTTAAAGGCAATTATAATAAATTTGATAAAAAAAATCAGTTTTCGTTTGTCGGTGTAGCCAACAATACTGGCAGAAACGGACTCTCATGGGATGATTATCAGGATTTTATGGGCTCCAACTCCTGGGATGACAATGGTGAATATGACTACGGTTTTGGTGGTGGTTTTGTCCGTTACTTTTATGGTGGAGGTAGCTCAGGTTTGGAAAACAAAGTAAGCGAAGCTTTTTTTTCCGGCAATAGTGGTGGTTTTCCTACCAACATAATGGGTGGTGTCAACTATAACTATGACCATAAAAAAAACAAATTTGCCGGAAGATATTTTTTTCAAAATACAGGAAATGAACGTACCACTTTTTCTGACTCCAGATCTTTTCTGTCCGGATTTTTTCTTGATAATGCCCGTATAGATAACCAGGATAAGAACAGCATCAACCACAGGGCCGAAACAAAATATCAGTATGACATAGACAGTTTCCTAACAGCAATCGTCACCGCTGACATTGCGGTAGTAAATACTGAAACAGCCCAATCAGGTAATACATCTTTAAAAAGAGATGGCGAACTGACCACCAGCCGCAGTAGTTATGATAATACGTCAGACCTTTCGGGAAGATTGCTCAATACTTCTTTACTACTCAGAAAAAAGTTCAGAAAAGCAGGCAGAACTTTTGGAATCAATGGTTCTTACCTTAAAACAGACATAACAGAAGACCAAAAGAGATTTTCTGACAATATATTTTTTAGCAACATCGGTGCACAGGATAGTACACGAAATCTAAGGCAATTTAATGATGATCAACTTGACAAATACGTGATCAAGGCCAATGCCATCTTTAGTGAGCCTTTAAGCAAAAAACTCTTCTGGAAAATTTTCTATAATCTCAGTTCACGCCATGAAAACGGATTCAGGACTGTCAATGATCAGAATCAGACAGATCTCAGACTCATACAAAATAATCTTCTGAGTCGTATTTATGAAAACTCCATACTGAATCAAAGGACTGGAACATCAATGACTTTTTCTCACAAGGGGTTCAATTTTACCGGAGGTCTGGCTTATCAGACTTTTGACCTTGATGGTAGTTACCAATCTCCGGAAGCGACTCTTTTTAAAGGAAAAGTGGACAATAGTTTTTATCAATGGTTGCCTTATGCCGAATTTTCAGGAAGTCTTACACGCAACACCTGGCTCAATCTCGATTATGGCATCAATGCATCTGAACCCAGCATAGAAAACCTACTTCCGGTAGTAGATTTTTCCAATCCACTGTTTATTACTGAAGGTAATCCAAACCTTGTACCCACACTCAATCACAGAACTGGGGTGTGGTTCAATCACTCATGGCCAGCCAATGCCATAAGAATAAGTTTTAATGTCTCTTATACTTACTTTGAAGATCAGATCATACAGCAGCAATCTGTGGATCAAAATCTCATTACGAGATCAAAGCCCGTCAATTACACTGGCGGCGATCAAATATGGAGTAATATTAATTTAAATTTTCCCATCATCAGAAACAAAATCAAAATGGGAACGCGTCTTGGGAGATCAGGTGGACAAAGCTTTGCCTTTGTAAACAATATCCTTAACAATACAAATACAGTAAGGTGGGCACCCGGAGCTAACATCGACTTCACTCCTACCCAAAAAACAGCTATCTACCTAAGGGCCGATCTATCATTCAGTGCTACAGAGTATGATATCAATACCACTCAAAATCAGAATATTGTAAATCAGAACTACAGCCTTGACATCAACACCAATTTTGCAAAAGGGTGGTTTTGGAACTCTACATTAAGACACTCCATCTTTAAAAATGAAAGATTCGGAATTGAGCAAAACATTCCTATTATCAATTTGTCAGTATATCGCCAGTTTTTGAAAGGCAACAAGGGAGAGTTGCGCCTTTCACTGTATGATGCATTAAACAAAAATATACAGATTTCCCAATCTACTTCGGTTTCGCGGGTGTTTGATTCCAGGACACCGTCATTGGCAAGGTATCTGATGTTGTCATTCTCCTACAATATCAAAGGTATGAAATCCACTGTGACAAGAAATGAATTCTGGTGA